A stretch of Arcobacter arenosus DNA encodes these proteins:
- a CDS encoding FKBP-type peptidyl-prolyl cis-trans isomerase, with product MAIEKNQVVKLQYELKVNDNLIESNLDADPIEFVFGKGELLEGLEERIASMNEGETRELTVPAIEAYGEYDKTLTEVIPASDFEGIDLEIGLVLEADDEDGNTFKATVIEVDKENVTVDYNHPMAGADLDFKVVINKIV from the coding sequence ATGGCAATAGAAAAAAATCAAGTTGTTAAACTACAATATGAGTTAAAAGTAAATGATAATTTAATTGAAAGTAATTTAGATGCTGACCCTATAGAGTTTGTTTTTGGTAAAGGTGAACTTTTAGAAGGTCTTGAAGAAAGAATTGCATCTATGAATGAAGGTGAAACAAGAGAACTTACAGTTCCTGCAATTGAAGCTTATGGAGAATATGATAAAACCTTAACTGAAGTTATTCCTGCTAGTGATTTTGAAGGGATAGATTTAGAGATTGGTTTAGTTTTAGAAGCAGATGATGAGGATGGAAACACTTTTAAAGCTACTGTGATAGAAGTTGATAAAGAAAATGTTACAGTTGATTATAATCACCCAATGGCAGGTGCTGATTTAGATTTTAAAGTTGTAATAAACAAAATAGTTTAA
- a CDS encoding metal-sulfur cluster assembly factor, translating into MKKLDLESLQNDVLQQLKLINDIELPLNIYDLGLIHNTKVEISKESEVNVEITITQIDSRQNNQFYFLDEIKKQLKKIESIDEAKVNFVIGPKWDSSMMTPRGLEKLTNVNSL; encoded by the coding sequence ATGAAAAAGTTAGATTTAGAATCATTACAAAATGATGTGCTTCAACAATTAAAATTAATAAACGACATTGAATTACCTTTAAATATATATGACTTAGGTTTAATCCATAATACAAAAGTTGAGATATCAAAGGAAAGCGAAGTGAATGTAGAAATTACTATAACACAAATTGATTCAAGACAAAATAATCAATTCTATTTTCTTGATGAGATAAAAAAGCAACTTAAAAAAATTGAAAGTATAGATGAGGCTAAGGTTAATTTTGTAATTGGTCCAAAATGGGATTCCTCAATGATGACTCCAAGAGGTCTAGAAAAATTAACTAATGTTAATAGCTTATAA
- a CDS encoding carboxypeptidase regulatory-like domain-containing protein: MFKKYFFAFLISSMSLFAHGIFYNVVEGAISVHISSANNISISDAKVKVFAPGGNLPYAKGYTDINGNFAFMPDSAGIWHVKVSMSSDHGSHDKEFNIELSDDYKVKDFDKLPIERYLGILSILGIIFGIFGAFSFFQRKKTIR; the protein is encoded by the coding sequence GTGTTTAAGAAGTATTTTTTTGCATTTTTGATTTCAAGTATGTCACTATTTGCACATGGTATTTTTTACAATGTAGTAGAAGGCGCGATAAGTGTACATATCTCCTCTGCTAATAATATTAGTATAAGTGATGCAAAAGTAAAAGTTTTTGCTCCAGGTGGAAACTTACCATATGCAAAAGGTTATACTGATATAAATGGAAATTTTGCTTTTATGCCTGACAGTGCAGGTATATGGCATGTAAAAGTTTCTATGTCAAGTGACCATGGAAGTCATGATAAAGAGTTTAATATTGAATTATCAGATGATTATAAAGTAAAAGATTTTGATAAACTTCCTATTGAAAGATATCTAGGTATCTTAAGTATTTTAGGGATAATCTTTGGTATTTTTGGTGCATTTAGTTTTTTTCAAAGAAAGAAAACTATTAGATAA
- a CDS encoding isochorismatase family protein: MKKALIVIDLQNDYFSGGKMELQKVDEALLQTNKLIKYAREKQYKIYFVQHFAIKDNAMFFIKNTQGVELNKNLDIQDDMIIEKNYPNSFRDTKLKEELDKENINELIICGAMTHMCIDTTV; this comes from the coding sequence ATGAAAAAAGCACTAATTGTAATAGATTTACAAAACGATTATTTTAGTGGTGGTAAGATGGAACTTCAAAAGGTAGATGAAGCTTTACTTCAAACTAACAAATTAATAAAATACGCAAGAGAAAAACAATATAAAATTTATTTTGTACAACACTTTGCAATAAAAGATAATGCAATGTTTTTTATAAAAAATACCCAAGGTGTAGAGTTAAATAAAAATTTAGATATTCAAGATGATATGATTATTGAGAAAAACTATCCAAATAGTTTTAGAGATACAAAGTTAAAAGAAGAGTTAGATAAAGAGAATATAAATGAATTAATCATTTGTGGAGCCATGACTCATATGTGTATAGATACAACAGTATGA
- a CDS encoding D-2-hydroxyacid dehydrogenase family protein, whose protein sequence is MKIAILDDYQDVVKGLKAFSLLSDFDVTVLNETITDENLLANKLFDINILVLIRERTLITKTLLEKLPNLKLISQTGRLSSNIDLKACDDFGVKVVDGIGSPIAPAELCWSLIMMASRHLYDYISNFKNDNWQNSAYKGLGKSLHGQTLGIWGYGKIGQRIATYANVFGMKIKVWGSEESRNKAIEDGFEASLSKEEFFSTCDIVSINLKLSEKSKYCVKKQDLELLKDGSIFVNISRAQLVEKNALYEVYSKNKNKFLAIDVFESEPCLPKNLPLLNLPNVLATPHLGYVEKQNYEIYFKAAFENVVDYIRNF, encoded by the coding sequence ATGAAAATTGCAATATTAGATGACTATCAAGATGTAGTTAAAGGTTTAAAAGCTTTTTCCCTTTTAAGTGATTTTGACGTAACCGTTTTAAATGAAACTATTACAGATGAAAATCTACTAGCAAATAAGTTGTTTGATATTAATATTTTAGTTCTTATTCGAGAAAGAACATTAATAACAAAAACACTTTTAGAAAAACTTCCAAATTTAAAACTTATATCTCAAACTGGAAGATTAAGTTCTAATATTGATTTAAAAGCTTGTGATGATTTTGGTGTAAAAGTTGTAGATGGTATTGGTTCACCTATTGCTCCAGCAGAGCTTTGTTGGTCTTTGATTATGATGGCTTCAAGACATTTATATGATTATATTTCAAATTTTAAAAATGATAATTGGCAAAATAGTGCTTATAAAGGTTTGGGAAAATCTTTACATGGACAAACCCTAGGAATCTGGGGATATGGAAAAATAGGGCAAAGAATAGCTACTTATGCAAATGTATTTGGAATGAAAATAAAAGTCTGGGGAAGTGAAGAGTCTAGAAATAAAGCTATAGAAGATGGATTTGAAGCAAGCTTATCAAAAGAGGAGTTCTTTTCAACTTGTGATATAGTTTCAATAAATTTGAAACTTAGTGAAAAATCTAAATATTGTGTTAAAAAGCAGGATTTAGAACTTTTAAAAGATGGTTCTATTTTTGTAAATATTAGTAGGGCACAATTAGTTGAAAAAAATGCTTTATATGAAGTTTATAGTAAAAATAAAAATAAATTCTTAGCAATAGATGTTTTTGAGAGTGAACCTTGTTTACCAAAAAACTTACCATTATTAAATTTACCAAATGTATTAGCAACTCCACATTTAGGTTATGTTGAAAAGCAAAACTACGAGATATATTTTAAAGCTGCTTTTGAAAATGTAGTTGATTACATAAGAAATTTTTAA
- a CDS encoding DUF4198 domain-containing protein: protein MKKIILSAMLATSFTFAHQITAKVDKNVYSAEFWAHGKYSSFDIKQLKGATAYDENNQEIKTGIDYSKGSELLMAKKPSMIALSFDAGYWTKTDEGYKNIEPSKYKGIVFNTLKSIKYGKRYFTWSDKFINPIGLTMEVVPLINPLKIKKGKKLPVLVLKDGEALANAGFETSDYEDLDIKTNKFGIAYIPVKSSGLQIIAAKYYTNEINDPNVNNITIQSSISFEVK, encoded by the coding sequence ATGAAGAAAATAATCTTATCAGCAATGCTTGCTACTAGCTTTACTTTTGCACACCAAATAACAGCGAAAGTAGATAAAAACGTTTACAGTGCCGAGTTTTGGGCTCATGGGAAATATAGCAGTTTTGATATAAAACAACTGAAAGGCGCAACAGCTTATGATGAAAATAATCAAGAGATAAAAACAGGAATTGATTATTCAAAGGGTTCAGAGTTATTAATGGCAAAAAAACCTTCTATGATAGCATTATCATTTGATGCAGGGTATTGGACTAAAACAGATGAAGGGTATAAAAATATTGAACCAAGTAAATATAAGGGAATAGTTTTTAATACTTTAAAAAGTATCAAATATGGAAAAAGATATTTCACTTGGAGTGATAAATTTATAAATCCAATAGGATTAACTATGGAGGTTGTTCCTTTAATCAATCCTTTAAAAATAAAAAAAGGTAAAAAGTTACCAGTACTAGTTTTAAAAGATGGAGAAGCCTTAGCAAATGCTGGTTTTGAAACATCTGATTATGAAGACTTAGATATAAAAACAAATAAATTTGGTATTGCATATATTCCTGTAAAATCAAGTGGATTACAAATAATCGCAGCAAAATACTATACAAATGAAATAAATGATCCAAATGTTAATAATATCACTATTCAAAGTAGTATTTCTTTTGAGGTAAAATAG
- a CDS encoding FKBP-type peptidyl-prolyl cis-trans isomerase produces MAIENNQMVAINYELKIGGEVIDSNMGKDALEFAFGAGQLIPGLESRIQDMKEGDSREISVPCQEAYGEYNEEAKQMVPKEQFGDLELQVGMPLQAQGQDGNPIQVTVAAINDADVEIDFNHPLAGKDLNFSITVQTIK; encoded by the coding sequence GTGGCAATAGAAAATAATCAAATGGTTGCAATAAATTATGAGTTAAAAATTGGTGGTGAAGTTATTGATAGTAATATGGGTAAAGATGCTTTAGAGTTTGCTTTTGGTGCTGGACAATTAATCCCTGGATTAGAATCAAGAATACAAGATATGAAGGAAGGTGATTCAAGAGAGATTTCTGTACCTTGCCAAGAAGCATATGGAGAGTATAATGAAGAAGCAAAGCAGATGGTACCAAAAGAACAATTTGGAGATTTAGAATTACAAGTGGGTATGCCTTTACAAGCTCAAGGTCAGGATGGTAACCCAATCCAAGTTACAGTAGCAGCTATTAATGATGCTGATGTAGAAATTGATTTTAACCACCCTTTAGCAGGTAAAGACTTAAACTTTTCAATCACAGTTCAAACTATTAAATAG
- a CDS encoding helix-turn-helix transcriptional regulator, with amino-acid sequence MQGIKINTTYKNLELPFLELTFNTDINGCSKSHIHDKLTIIALKDGNIKLHLKDNELILIEKNIAIINPYQIHSASKMDKNSDGLYALYLDKNWIEKLQYDLLKVDGFVPFSTNIIADEKTYQEFIFLCENLILDDICIKKEEQIIQFISKQIIKNCNQLVREEKNILAYDIKSYIDQNIHLNLSLEEISKQFLITPFHLIRIFKQELDLTPYQYILNHKVNLAKELLSKNMSISEVALNVGFNDQSHLYKYFKQIFSISPKEYQDSLIK; translated from the coding sequence TTGCAAGGAATAAAAATTAATACAACATACAAAAACCTTGAATTACCTTTTTTAGAATTAACTTTTAATACAGATATTAATGGCTGTTCAAAGAGTCATATACATGATAAATTGACTATTATAGCACTAAAAGATGGCAATATTAAACTACATTTAAAAGACAATGAACTGATTTTAATAGAAAAAAATATTGCAATTATAAATCCATACCAAATACACTCAGCTTCTAAAATGGATAAAAATAGTGACGGGCTTTATGCTTTATATTTAGATAAAAATTGGATTGAAAAACTTCAATATGATTTATTAAAAGTTGATGGATTTGTTCCCTTTTCAACAAATATAATAGCTGATGAAAAAACTTATCAGGAGTTTATTTTCTTATGTGAAAATCTTATTTTAGATGATATTTGTATAAAAAAAGAGGAACAAATAATACAATTTATTTCAAAACAAATAATTAAAAATTGTAATCAATTAGTAAGAGAAGAAAAAAATATATTAGCATATGATATTAAGAGTTACATTGATCAAAATATACATTTAAATCTAAGTTTAGAAGAGATTTCAAAACAGTTTTTAATAACACCTTTTCATCTAATAAGAATATTTAAACAGGAGTTAGATTTAACCCCTTATCAATACATTTTAAACCACAAAGTAAATTTAGCAAAAGAGTTATTATCAAAAAATATGAGCATATCAGAAGTAGCACTAAATGTTGGTTTTAATGATCAAAGTCATCTATATAAATATTTTAAACAAATATTTTCTATCTCTCCTAAAGAATATCAAGATAGTTTAATAAAATAA
- a CDS encoding HupE/UreJ family protein, giving the protein MRINVFPIVFLFLIYFSSSPIFGHGVSQEEKNMILEDENLKYIYIGMIHMLKGYDHLLFLLGIVFLIKNISHIVKLITAFTLGHSITLIFATINSIQVNSYIIESTIAFSVCYIAFVNLKGFEKLFNIKPLNIVVMVFLFGLIHGLGLSSILQQFPLKSESLLSNIISFNVGIEIGQLIAIFIMYMTLSKIKKYSIYNTFKISINILIYLIGLVLCYIQIENYLTSSSSPKVLKEEKYKEIITIKLPAHSELEFKVWMDIGKELKYSWYSDNTKLHYDFHGEPASAVNGYFESFKENTSSKDSGKIVSKFVGKHGWYWRNDSSLLTTIVLKLDGEYKLEKRK; this is encoded by the coding sequence TTGAGAATAAATGTTTTTCCAATAGTTTTTTTATTTTTAATCTATTTTTCTTCTAGTCCTATTTTTGGTCATGGTGTAAGCCAAGAAGAAAAAAATATGATATTAGAAGATGAAAATTTAAAATATATTTATATTGGAATGATTCATATGTTAAAAGGTTATGACCACCTTTTATTTTTATTAGGAATAGTTTTTTTAATAAAAAATATATCTCATATTGTAAAACTTATCACAGCATTTACTTTAGGTCATAGTATAACTTTAATCTTTGCAACAATTAATAGTATTCAAGTAAACAGTTATATTATTGAATCAACAATAGCTTTTAGTGTTTGTTATATCGCTTTTGTAAATCTAAAAGGGTTTGAGAAACTTTTTAATATAAAGCCCTTAAATATTGTAGTGATGGTATTTTTATTTGGATTAATCCATGGACTAGGTTTATCTTCCATACTACAACAATTTCCTTTGAAAAGTGAAAGTTTATTATCAAATATTATTAGTTTTAATGTTGGTATTGAGATTGGACAACTTATTGCAATTTTTATAATGTATATGACTTTGTCAAAGATTAAAAAATATAGTATTTATAATACTTTTAAAATCTCAATTAATATACTGATATATTTAATTGGTTTAGTTCTTTGTTATATTCAAATTGAGAATTATTTAACAAGTTCTTCTAGTCCAAAAGTGCTTAAGGAAGAAAAATATAAAGAGATTATTACTATAAAACTTCCAGCACATTCAGAACTTGAATTTAAAGTTTGGATGGATATTGGTAAAGAACTAAAATACTCTTGGTATTCAGACAATACAAAATTACATTATGATTTTCATGGTGAGCCAGCAAGTGCTGTAAATGGTTATTTTGAAAGTTTTAAGGAAAATACATCAAGTAAAGATTCAGGGAAAATTGTATCTAAGTTTGTTGGAAAACACGGTTGGTATTGGAGAAATGATTCTAGCCTTTTAACAACTATAGTATTAAAACTAGATGGAGAGTATAAACTTGAAAAGAGAAAATAG
- a CDS encoding flavin reductase family protein, with protein sequence MIIDTKDVKNEELYKLLIGSVLPRPIAWVGTLDKKGIPNLAPFSFFNIASVNPPVVSISILNKLDGVKKDTLINIQNTEVFSISIVSYDLVEKMAITGKDYELDVDEFKVAGVSCLPCKKIASVYVGESKVTFECRLHSIVDFGDVEKAGNLVLANVVAIHVHDNIIEWPNIDMLKLDAVARASGPYYSTIRDKFLINN encoded by the coding sequence ATGATAATTGATACAAAAGATGTAAAAAATGAAGAACTTTACAAACTTCTTATTGGTTCAGTCCTTCCAAGACCAATAGCATGGGTTGGGACTTTGGATAAAAAGGGTATTCCTAATCTTGCTCCATTTTCTTTTTTTAATATAGCAAGTGTTAATCCCCCTGTTGTTTCTATATCAATTTTGAATAAACTAGATGGAGTTAAAAAAGATACTCTTATAAATATTCAAAATACAGAGGTTTTTTCTATCTCAATTGTTAGTTATGATTTGGTTGAAAAAATGGCAATAACAGGTAAAGATTATGAATTAGATGTTGATGAGTTTAAAGTTGCAGGAGTTTCTTGTCTTCCTTGTAAAAAAATAGCTTCTGTTTATGTAGGCGAATCAAAGGTTACTTTTGAATGTCGCTTACATTCAATTGTAGATTTTGGAGATGTTGAAAAAGCAGGAAATCTTGTTTTAGCTAATGTTGTAGCTATTCATGTTCATGACAACATTATAGAATGGCCAAATATTGATATGTTGAAGCTCGATGCAGTTGCTAGAGCTTCTGGTCCCTATTATTCAACGATACGAGATAAGTTTTTAATAAATAATTAG
- a CDS encoding metal-sulfur cluster assembly factor, translating to MKKEQKEILKQKIIQQLNTIEDLEVPISIYELGLIYDIFIESIDEKIEVTIHMTQINLRCNSNKSFLDLISSKVESIEEIDKCKVKLVFSPKWDLTMISPEGLKKLRQNAN from the coding sequence ATGAAAAAAGAACAAAAAGAAATATTAAAACAAAAAATTATACAACAGTTAAATACTATTGAAGATTTAGAAGTTCCTATTAGTATTTATGAATTAGGACTAATTTATGATATTTTTATTGAATCTATTGATGAAAAAATAGAAGTTACAATTCATATGACACAAATTAATTTAAGATGTAACAGTAATAAATCTTTTTTAGACTTAATCTCTTCAAAGGTTGAATCTATAGAAGAAATTGATAAATGTAAAGTAAAACTTGTTTTTTCTCCCAAATGGGATTTAACTATGATATCTCCTGAAGGACTTAAAAAATTAAGACAAAATGCTAATTAA
- a CDS encoding GNAT family N-acetyltransferase has translation MNVYNIEKYKSQDVEDLAQLFTNTIHNVNSKDYTKEQIESWAPTKIDYKKWKNRFEKTKPYIVKNNNKIVGFFEFENNGHIDCFYVHHNYQRKGVGNIMMSKIINIAKEKKLDEVFAEVSITAKPFFEKNLFVVERKNIAIRDNVDLINYIMTRQVYT, from the coding sequence GTGAACGTGTATAATATAGAAAAATACAAAAGTCAAGATGTAGAAGACTTAGCACAATTATTTACAAATACTATTCACAATGTAAATAGTAAGGATTATACTAAAGAACAAATAGAAAGTTGGGCACCAACTAAAATTGACTACAAAAAATGGAAAAATAGATTTGAAAAAACAAAGCCATATATCGTAAAAAACAACAATAAAATAGTAGGCTTCTTTGAATTTGAAAACAATGGTCATATTGATTGTTTTTATGTACATCATAATTATCAAAGAAAAGGTGTTGGGAATATAATGATGTCTAAAATAATTAACATAGCAAAGGAAAAAAAACTTGATGAGGTTTTTGCAGAAGTAAGTATAACAGCAAAACCATTTTTTGAAAAAAATCTATTTGTTGTAGAAAGAAAAAATATAGCAATAAGAGATAATGTTGATTTAATAAATTATATAATGACAAGACAAGTCTATACATAA
- a CDS encoding cupin domain-containing protein, giving the protein MKTIEKIKDEKNYTAVNLGNLDELMEYSLIHKVNKNKIEGKVFLKEATKSTGTEISFNSLAPKTEQPYFHIHYKNEESYIILKGYGFFQVDGECFEIKEGSVIRVAPSGVRGIRNDSDETMIYMVVQSKENSLEEHTTDDGERVAFEPKW; this is encoded by the coding sequence ATGAAAACTATTGAAAAGATAAAAGATGAGAAAAACTACACAGCAGTTAATTTAGGTAATTTAGATGAATTGATGGAATATTCACTTATTCATAAAGTAAATAAAAACAAAATAGAGGGTAAAGTATTTTTAAAAGAGGCTACAAAATCAACTGGTACTGAAATCTCTTTTAATTCATTGGCTCCTAAAACTGAACAACCATATTTTCATATACATTATAAAAATGAAGAATCATATATTATTCTAAAAGGTTATGGTTTTTTTCAAGTTGATGGGGAATGTTTTGAGATAAAAGAGGGGTCTGTTATTCGTGTTGCACCTAGTGGAGTAAGAGGTATTAGAAATGATTCAGATGAAACTATGATTTATATGGTAGTTCAATCAAAAGAAAACTCATTAGAAGAGCATACAACAGATGATGGAGAAAGAGTAGCTTTTGAACCGAAATGGTAA
- a CDS encoding NAD(P)/FAD-dependent oxidoreductase has protein sequence MDKVVIIGGGYAGIYALRELVKNKNIKITLIDKNTFHNLQPEVYDLIANKSSIADVTIDLTTLCMGYNHPYLEYKNLNVKKIDQEKKQIFTQEQEIVEFDYLVMAAGTRTFFPPSISGLNSAHDIKKLNWAMFFKQSYENQLFKKIQDEAKKCHDTHIVVVGAGLSGVEIAAEMAYNSKMFFSRGNFSCDNLKVSLISSSDTILPGLTQELISISHKRLKSLGINVITNTKLQKCEDGYAYLSNGTKIQHSFLIFTGGVEASKVTEELDVKKNGRGQVIVNEYMQTDKYENIFAIGDSAEIRNSKDEIMPPNVTIARISGTNAGKNILNMIKKRKLEKCNPKLDGILIALGGKYAAGNIMGLFHVSGRLAYEIKHYVFTSYRKPLLKTIKAGYKKLKKL, from the coding sequence ATGGACAAAGTAGTAATTATTGGTGGTGGATATGCAGGAATATATGCACTTAGAGAACTTGTTAAAAACAAGAATATAAAAATAACACTTATAGATAAAAATACATTTCATAATCTACAGCCAGAAGTATATGATTTAATAGCAAATAAATCAAGTATTGCGGATGTAACAATTGACTTAACAACCTTATGCATGGGTTATAATCACCCTTATTTAGAATATAAGAATTTAAATGTAAAAAAAATTGACCAAGAGAAAAAACAAATTTTTACACAAGAGCAAGAGATTGTAGAATTTGATTATTTAGTTATGGCGGCAGGTACAAGAACATTTTTCCCACCTTCAATCTCAGGATTAAATAGTGCCCATGATATTAAAAAATTAAATTGGGCGATGTTTTTTAAACAAAGTTATGAAAATCAATTATTTAAAAAAATACAAGATGAAGCAAAAAAATGTCATGACACTCATATTGTAGTTGTTGGAGCTGGACTTTCAGGAGTTGAAATTGCTGCTGAGATGGCATATAATTCAAAAATGTTTTTTTCACGGGGAAATTTCTCTTGTGACAATCTAAAAGTTTCACTTATTAGTAGTTCTGATACTATTTTACCTGGATTAACACAAGAGTTAATCTCAATTTCACATAAAAGGTTAAAGTCTTTAGGGATTAATGTAATCACAAATACAAAATTACAAAAATGTGAAGATGGTTATGCATACCTTTCAAATGGGACAAAAATTCAACACTCATTTTTAATCTTTACAGGTGGAGTTGAAGCTTCAAAAGTTACTGAGGAACTTGATGTTAAGAAAAATGGAAGAGGGCAAGTTATTGTGAATGAATATATGCAAACAGATAAATATGAAAATATTTTTGCCATTGGAGATTCAGCAGAGATTAGAAACTCAAAGGATGAGATAATGCCTCCAAATGTTACCATTGCAAGAATTAGTGGAACAAATGCAGGAAAAAATATTTTAAATATGATTAAAAAAAGAAAACTTGAAAAATGTAATCCAAAACTAGATGGTATTTTAATTGCCCTTGGTGGTAAATATGCGGCTGGTAATATTATGGGATTATTCCATGTAAGCGGAAGACTAGCTTATGAGATTAAACATTATGTATTTACTTCATATAGAAAGCCTTTACTAAAAACAATCAAAGCAGGTTATAAAAAACTAAAAAAACTTTAA
- a CDS encoding MATE family efflux transporter yields the protein MSVTKSKISSIFFQYSIPSVLGMLAISSASIVDGFFIGNYVGDIGLAAINISFPVFSFLFGFALMLSVGSSVVSGKLIGEEKIHDASVVFSKTIITITLFSFFMCTVLFLNIETLLNFFGANRELIPIAIEYLSIMLIFIPFLMIGVVLDYFVRVDNRPNLAFMALLLSSLINVILDWFMIVYLQKGIFGAALATGISQLALLVILLPHFFSKKAILQFVKPRGSYTQIIKACYNGTSEFVNEMSVGITTLIFNYVMIQNFGIEGIAAFTVINYLLLIGIMISFGISDSLQPIISKNFGAKKYLRINEFIKLAFISTSLVGVVMIFLILLLPETLANIFLEDNNLDTKQIVLNFTKFIWIVFIFDGLNLVISAYLTAIHKPLASMLIALSRSLVLPVIFILTLPFLFGDSGIFMAIPLAEAFSFVIAVFLFKKYKPKKIA from the coding sequence ATGAGTGTAACAAAATCTAAAATATCATCTATTTTTTTTCAATATTCAATACCTTCTGTATTGGGGATGTTGGCTATTTCATCTGCAAGTATTGTTGATGGATTTTTTATAGGAAATTATGTAGGAGATATTGGACTTGCTGCAATTAATATAAGTTTTCCTGTTTTCTCTTTTTTATTTGGATTTGCACTAATGTTATCAGTTGGGAGCAGTGTTGTATCTGGAAAACTAATAGGTGAAGAAAAAATTCATGATGCTTCGGTTGTTTTTAGCAAAACAATAATAACTATTACTCTTTTTAGTTTTTTTATGTGCACAGTTTTATTTTTAAATATTGAAACACTTTTAAATTTCTTCGGTGCAAATAGAGAGTTGATTCCTATTGCTATAGAGTATTTGTCAATTATGTTAATCTTTATCCCTTTTTTGATGATAGGAGTTGTTTTAGACTATTTTGTAAGAGTTGATAATAGACCAAATCTTGCTTTTATGGCTTTACTTTTAAGTTCTCTAATCAATGTAATTTTAGATTGGTTTATGATAGTATATTTACAAAAAGGTATTTTTGGAGCTGCACTTGCAACGGGTATTTCCCAGTTAGCTTTATTAGTTATTCTTTTACCCCACTTCTTTTCTAAAAAAGCAATTTTACAGTTTGTCAAACCAAGAGGGAGTTATACTCAAATTATCAAAGCATGTTATAACGGCACATCTGAGTTTGTCAATGAAATGTCGGTGGGAATAACCACTTTGATTTTTAATTATGTGATGATACAAAATTTTGGTATTGAAGGCATCGCTGCTTTTACGGTGATTAATTATCTTTTACTGATTGGTATAATGATTAGTTTTGGTATTAGTGATTCTTTACAACCTATAATTAGCAAAAATTTTGGTGCAAAAAAATATTTACGAATAAATGAGTTTATAAAATTGGCTTTTATATCTACAAGTTTAGTGGGAGTTGTTATGATATTTTTAATACTCTTATTACCTGAAACCTTAGCCAATATTTTTTTAGAAGATAATAATTTAGATACAAAACAAATCGTTTTAAATTTTACTAAATTTATATGGATAGTTTTCATTTTTGATGGGCTTAATCTTGTAATCTCTGCTTATTTAACAGCTATTCATAAACCTTTGGCTTCAATGCTTATAGCCCTTTCTCGAAGTCTTGTTCTTCCTGTGATTTTTATTCTAACACTACCATTTTTATTTGGTGATAGTGGAATATTTATGGCTATTCCTTTGGCAGAAGCATTTAGTTTTGTAATTGCAGTTTTTTTATTTAAAAAGTATAAGCCAAAAAAAATAGCTTAA
- a CDS encoding DUF2391 family protein, protein MKQDLRFNLEDISQIIIGAFALAIPISFSQEAWELGETLPFTNLLLLLFLSFFFLGFYTYQSIFQGNVKYRMFAFIFRVVVAYLIAFVVVSLILFSIGKLPIIDETIITIKRIIVISMPASMGAIIVDGFDKE, encoded by the coding sequence ATGAAACAAGATTTAAGGTTTAATCTCGAAGATATTAGTCAAATCATAATTGGTGCCTTTGCCTTAGCAATTCCAATATCTTTTTCTCAGGAAGCTTGGGAATTAGGGGAAACACTTCCTTTTACAAATCTACTTTTACTATTATTTTTATCTTTTTTCTTTTTGGGATTTTATACTTATCAATCTATTTTTCAAGGTAATGTAAAATATAGAATGTTTGCTTTTATCTTTAGAGTGGTAGTTGCTTATCTAATAGCCTTTGTTGTAGTATCACTAATCTTATTTTCAATTGGAAAACTTCCTATAATAGATGAAACAATTATTACTATTAAAAGAATTATAGTTATATCAATGCCAGCATCAATGGGGGCAATTATTGTAGATGGTTTTGATAAAGAGTGA